Genomic DNA from Mesorhizobium sp. 131-2-1:
TCGAGAAGGTGCTTGCCGACAAGGGCGTGACGGTCAAATGGGTCGAGTTCACCGCCGGCCCGCCGCTGGTGGAAGCGCTCAACGTCGGCGCCATCGATGTCGGCTGGACCGGCGACGCGCCGCCGATCTTCGGTCAGTCGGCCGGCGCCAACATCGTCTACGCCGCCGCGCTGCCGTCCAACGGCCAGGGCGAGGCGATCTTCGTCAAGCCGGCCTCGCCGATCCAGTCGCTCGCCGACCTCAAGGGTAAGCGCATCGGCGTCGGCAAGGGCACCAGCGCGCACAATCTTGTCGTAGCTGCGCTCGAGAAGGCCGGCATCCCCTTCGACCAGATCACGCCCGTCTATCTCAGCCCCGCCGACGCGGCGGCCGCCTTCGCCAGCGACCAGATCGACGCCTGGGCGGTGTGGGATCCGTTCTTCGCCATCGCCGAGACGCGCTACCAGCCGCGCGTGCTTGTCCGCTCCAGCGACGTGCTCAAGGTCAACACCTATTTCCTCGCCAACAAGGATTTCGCCAAGGCGCATCCGGACTTCGTCTCGACGACGATCGCAGCCCTCGGCGAGGCGGCGAAATGGGCCGACCAGAACCGCGACAAGGTGGCCGCGGCGCTGCATGAGGTGACCGGCGTGCCGCTCGACGCGCAGACGATCGCCGCCAACCGCATCAAGTTCGGCATCTACCCGATCACCGACGAGATCGTCGCCGGCCAGCAGGCGACCGCCGACCGCTTCTTCAAGCTCGGCCTGATCCCGAAGGCGGTCAGGGTCTC
This window encodes:
- a CDS encoding sulfonate ABC transporter substrate-binding protein, giving the protein MFNLTRRVFGLGLLAATVALGTTSFGAAAEDLKQFNIGYQKTGLPVIARQQQFIEKVLADKGVTVKWVEFTAGPPLVEALNVGAIDVGWTGDAPPIFGQSAGANIVYAAALPSNGQGEAIFVKPASPIQSLADLKGKRIGVGKGTSAHNLVVAALEKAGIPFDQITPVYLSPADAAAAFASDQIDAWAVWDPFFAIAETRYQPRVLVRSSDVLKVNTYFLANKDFAKAHPDFVSTTIAALGEAAKWADQNRDKVAAALHEVTGVPLDAQTIAANRIKFGIYPITDEIVAGQQATADRFFKLGLIPKAVRVSDAVWTAPGN